Proteins encoded in a region of the Alosa sapidissima isolate fAloSap1 chromosome 19, fAloSap1.pri, whole genome shotgun sequence genome:
- the tmem229b gene encoding transmembrane protein 229b, whose amino-acid sequence MVSAEIALAAAGASAPEPLTALYRWYLYAIHGYFCEVMFTAAWEFVVHCNWKFPGVTSVWALFIYGTCILIVERMYLRLRGSCPVLLRCLIYTLWTYLWEFGTGLLLRQFNACPWDYSQFQYNFMGLITAEYAVPWFCASFIVERLVIRNTLRLCFHDLGEPGRAGGGGGGRGGGGGERGGRGAMSVNGYVKVD is encoded by the coding sequence ATGGTGTCCGCGGAGATCGCCCTGGCGGCCGCGGGTGCGTCAGCCCCCGAACCCCTGACGGCGCTGTACCGCTGGTACCTGTACGCCATCCACGGCTACTTCTGCGAGGTGATGTTCACCGCCGCCTGGGAGTTCGTGGTCCACTGCAACTGGAAGTTCCCCGGGGTCACCAGCGTGTGGGCACTCTTCATCTACGGCACGTGCATCCTGATCGTGGAGCGCATGTACCTGCGCCTGCGCGGCAGCTGCCCGGTCCTTCTCCGCTGCCTCATCTACACGCTGTGGACGTACCTGTGGGAGTTCGGCACGGGCCTGCTCCTGCGCCAGTTCAACGCCTGCCCGTGGGACTACTCGCAGTTCCAGTACAACTTCATGGGCCTGATCACGGCCGAGTACGCCGTGCCCTGGTTCTGCGCCTCGTTCATCGTGGAGCGGCTGGTCATCCGCAACACGCTGCGGCTGTGCTTCCACGACCTGGGCGAGCCGGgcagggcaggaggaggaggaggaggaagaggaggaggaggaggggagcgtGGAGGCAGGGGGGCGATGAGTGTGAACGGATACGTGAAAGTGGACTGA